In Homo sapiens chromosome 11, GRCh38.p14 Primary Assembly, one DNA window encodes the following:
- the OR51I1 gene encoding olfactory receptor 51I1, with protein MLGLNGTPFQPATLQLTGIPGIQTGLTWVALIFCILYMISIVGNLSILTLVFWEPALHQPMYYFLSMLALNDLGVSFSTLPTVISTFCFNYNHVAFNACLVQMFFIHTFSFMESGILLAMSLDRFVAICYPLRYVTVLTHNRILAMGLGILTKSFTTLFPFPFVVKRLPFCKGNVLHHSYCLHPDLMKVACGDIHVNNIYGLLVIIFTYGMDSTFILLSYALILRAMLVIISQEQRLKALNTCMSHICAVLAFYVPIIAVSMIHRFWKSAPPVVHVMMSNVYLFVPPMLNPIIYSVKTKEIRKGILKFFHKSQA; from the coding sequence ATGCTGGGTCTCAATGGCACCCCCTTCCAGCCAGCAACACTCCAGCTGACAGGCATTCCTGGGATACAAACAGGCCTCACCTGGGTTGCCCTGATTTTCTGCATCCTCTACATGATCTCCATTGTAGGTAACCTCAGCATTCTCACTCTGGTGTTTTGGGAGCCTGCTCTGCATCAGCCCATGTACTACTTCCTCTCTATGCTCGCTCTCAATGATCTGGGAGTGTCCTTTTCTACACTTCCCACTGTGatttctactttctgcttcaACTACAACCATGTTGCGTTTAATGCTTGCCTGGTCCAGATGTTCTTCATCCACACTTTCTCCTTCATGGAGTCAGGCATACTGCTGGCCATGAGCTTGGATCGCTTTGTGGCTATTTGTTATCCATTACGCTATGTCACTGTGCTCACTCACAACCGTATATTGGCTATGGGTCTGGGCATCCTTACCAAGAGTTTCACCactctcttccctttcccttttgtGGTGAAACGACTGCCCTTCTGCAAAGGCAATGTTTTGCATCACTCCTACTGTCTCCATCCAGATCTCATGAAAGTAGCATGTGGAGACATCCATGTTAACAACATTTATGGGCTCTTGGTGATCATTTTTACCTATGGTATGGACTCAACTTTCATCCTGCTTTCCTACGCATTGATCCTGAGAGCCATGCTGGTCATCATATCCCAGGAACAGCGGCTCAAGGCACTCAACACCTGCATGTCACACATCTGTGCAGTGCTGGCCTTTTATGTGCCCATAATTGCTGTCTCCATGATTCACCGCTTCTGGAAAAGTGCTCCACCTGTTGTTCATGTCATGATGTCCAATGTCTACCTGTTTGTACCACCCATGCTCAACCCTATCATCTACAGTGTGAAAACCAAGGAGATCCGCAAAGGGATTCTCAAGTTCTTCCATAAATCCCAGGCCTGA